A part of Tistrella mobilis genomic DNA contains:
- a CDS encoding dihydrolipoyl dehydrogenase family protein, which translates to MTSPERMLDTDICVIGAGAAGLSVAAGAVQMGARVVLVERGRMGGDCLNAGCIPSKALIARARAVAEAARWPELGLRGAPPVADFARVKDGIADVIADIAPHDSPERFRSLGVEVIEADARFLDRNRLMAGDRIVTARRFVIATGSRPALPPIEGLERVVVHTNETIFSDRMQPEHLVVLGGGPVGVEMAQAHRRLGSAVTLATSGRLLPTEDPELVAVVRDRLLAEGVAVLEQARAVAAAPRATGDGVRLHLAGQGSVRQVVEGDQLLVATGRRPVTEGLDLAAAGVEVDAGGIRVDARLRTSNARIFAIGDCIGGIDGAAPQRFTHMAGHHAGIVIRQALFRLPARVETRAVPRVIFTDPELARVGPTEAEARAMHGDIRVLRWPFAEVDRARTEGRRDGLVKVLVGRRGRILGAGIVGEGAGELLQSWELAIREKLKIGAMAGLITAYPTRAEASKRAAGQAFTELLFGSRSRRLVRLLLRLP; encoded by the coding sequence ATGACCAGCCCCGAGCGGATGCTCGACACCGACATCTGCGTGATCGGCGCCGGCGCGGCGGGGTTGAGCGTCGCCGCAGGCGCCGTGCAGATGGGCGCGCGCGTGGTGCTGGTTGAACGCGGCCGCATGGGTGGCGACTGCCTGAATGCCGGCTGCATCCCGTCCAAGGCGCTGATCGCACGGGCGCGGGCGGTGGCCGAGGCGGCGCGCTGGCCGGAACTGGGGCTTCGGGGCGCACCGCCGGTGGCCGATTTCGCCCGGGTCAAGGACGGCATCGCAGACGTCATTGCCGACATCGCCCCGCATGATTCGCCCGAACGCTTCCGCAGCCTGGGCGTCGAGGTGATCGAAGCCGATGCCCGGTTTCTGGACCGCAACCGGCTGATGGCGGGCGACCGGATCGTCACCGCCCGGCGTTTCGTGATCGCCACCGGATCCCGCCCGGCACTGCCACCGATCGAGGGGCTGGAGCGGGTGGTGGTCCATACCAACGAGACGATCTTCAGCGACCGGATGCAGCCCGAACATCTGGTGGTGCTGGGCGGCGGGCCGGTCGGGGTCGAAATGGCCCAGGCCCATCGGCGGCTGGGATCGGCGGTCACCCTCGCCACCTCGGGCAGGCTGCTGCCGACCGAGGATCCGGAGCTGGTGGCGGTGGTCCGCGACCGCCTGCTGGCCGAAGGCGTGGCGGTGCTGGAACAGGCCCGCGCCGTGGCCGCCGCCCCGAGGGCCACAGGCGACGGTGTCCGCCTCCATCTGGCAGGCCAGGGGAGCGTGCGGCAGGTGGTGGAAGGCGACCAGCTGCTGGTCGCCACCGGCCGCCGGCCGGTGACCGAGGGGCTGGATCTGGCGGCGGCGGGGGTCGAGGTCGATGCCGGCGGCATCCGGGTCGATGCGCGGCTGCGGACCAGCAATGCCCGGATCTTCGCCATCGGCGACTGCATCGGCGGCATCGACGGCGCGGCCCCGCAGCGCTTCACCCATATGGCCGGCCATCATGCCGGCATCGTGATCCGCCAGGCGCTGTTCCGCCTGCCGGCCAGGGTGGAGACCCGGGCGGTGCCGCGGGTGATCTTCACCGATCCGGAACTTGCCCGGGTCGGCCCGACCGAGGCCGAGGCACGGGCGATGCACGGCGATATCCGGGTGCTGCGCTGGCCCTTCGCCGAGGTCGACCGCGCCCGCACCGAGGGGCGCCGCGACGGCCTCGTCAAGGTTCTGGTCGGCCGCCGCGGCCGCATTCTGGGCGCCGGCATCGTGGGCGAAGGCGCGGGTGAACTGCTGCAGAGCTGGGAACTCGCGATCCGCGAGAAGCTGAAGATCGGCGCCATGGCCGGGCTGATCACGGCCTATCCCACCCGCGCCGAGGCGTCGAAACGCGCCGCCGGCCAGGCCTTCACCGAGCTGCTGTTCGGCAGCCGCAGCCGCCGTCTGGTGCGGCTGCTGCTGCGGCTGCCCTGA
- a CDS encoding sensor histidine kinase, protein MPDSRPRRRFRLPFVDSLSGRLLLLTVIFVILGEVLIYLPSIARFRLVFLEARLASAHLASLALEDRDMEVTPGLEKVLLDNSMVVAVTLSRPGRPDLMLGELAPAARTVDLRQQTPFTLIRDALDCLLKTEPRLIRVIGPAPMAPEMMVDVLFQERDLRDEMRAYSIRILTLTIVLSAIVAALLYAAIERLMVRPMRQMAAAVIAFREAPEDPARMMPTSGRSDEIGIVQRELAMMQQSVRRALEQKSRLAGLGAAVAKLNHDLRNLLSTALLNADRIEREASPAVRRLLPPMITALDRAITLCGRSLGFATTETPAPDRTRLDLAQVVEEVLATVEPDPPAAPDDPLLPAADPGPIARACAIPAGTTVLADHDLLYRILANLVRNALEAMQTAAPPPGGHRLVVAIGRGSGDEIAIRVDDTGPGLPPKAAAHLFEPFTGSARPGGTGLGLVIARDLARAHGGDLTLDSTGPEGTRFTLHMPAG, encoded by the coding sequence ATGCCCGACAGCAGGCCCCGCCGCCGTTTTCGTCTGCCCTTCGTCGACAGCCTGTCGGGCCGGCTGCTGCTGCTGACCGTGATCTTCGTGATCCTGGGCGAGGTGCTGATCTATCTGCCCTCCATCGCCCGCTTCCGTCTGGTGTTCCTGGAGGCCCGGCTTGCCTCGGCCCATCTGGCGAGCCTGGCGCTGGAAGATCGCGACATGGAGGTGACGCCGGGGCTGGAAAAGGTGCTGCTCGACAATTCCATGGTGGTCGCCGTCACGCTCAGCCGCCCGGGCCGGCCCGATCTGATGCTGGGCGAACTGGCGCCGGCCGCCCGGACCGTGGATCTGCGCCAGCAGACCCCGTTCACGCTGATCCGCGATGCGCTCGATTGCCTGCTGAAAACCGAACCCCGGCTGATCCGGGTGATCGGCCCGGCGCCGATGGCGCCCGAGATGATGGTCGACGTGCTGTTTCAGGAACGCGATCTGCGCGACGAGATGCGCGCCTATTCGATCCGCATCCTGACCCTGACCATCGTGCTGTCGGCGATCGTCGCCGCGCTGCTCTATGCGGCCATCGAACGGCTGATGGTGCGGCCCATGCGCCAGATGGCGGCGGCGGTGATCGCCTTCCGCGAGGCGCCGGAAGATCCGGCCCGGATGATGCCGACCTCGGGGCGCAGCGACGAAATCGGCATCGTGCAGCGGGAACTGGCGATGATGCAGCAGAGCGTGCGCCGGGCACTGGAACAGAAAAGCCGGCTGGCGGGGCTGGGTGCGGCGGTCGCCAAGCTGAACCACGACCTGCGCAACCTGCTCTCGACCGCGCTGCTCAATGCCGACCGGATCGAGCGCGAGGCGAGCCCCGCGGTGCGCCGGCTGCTGCCGCCGATGATTACCGCGCTCGACCGGGCGATCACGCTTTGCGGCCGGTCCCTGGGCTTCGCCACCACCGAGACGCCGGCCCCCGACAGAACCCGGCTCGATCTGGCCCAGGTGGTGGAAGAGGTGCTGGCGACCGTGGAACCCGACCCGCCGGCCGCCCCCGACGACCCGCTGCTGCCGGCAGCCGATCCCGGGCCGATCGCCCGGGCCTGCGCCATACCGGCGGGCACCACGGTGCTGGCAGACCATGACCTTCTCTACCGGATCCTGGCCAATCTGGTGCGCAATGCGCTGGAGGCGATGCAGACGGCCGCGCCGCCGCCCGGCGGCCACCGGCTGGTGGTCGCCATCGGCCGCGGCAGCGGGGACGAGATCGCGATCCGGGTCGACGATACCGGGCCGGGCCTGCCGCCCAAGGCGGCCGCCCATCTCTTCGAGCCCTTCACCGGCTCAGCCCGGCCGGGCGGCACCGGGCTGGGGCTGGTGATCGCCCGCGATCTGGCCCGCGCCCATGGCGGCGATCTGACCCTGGACTCGACCGGGCCCGAGGGCACCCGCTTCACTCTGCACATGCCGGCCGGGTAA
- a CDS encoding VTT domain-containing protein, with amino-acid sequence MTMCRKRPHPETGGRRPLLRCLPLAILVAALALALAGGLHHQLTLDALARHHDRITGLIQTHPLTAIAGFCLVYAVSVAISLPGAALLSLAAGVFFGVPLGLAIVLVAATAGAVTVFLAARGALRPLMLRHAGAKLCRMEAGFRRNATSYLLFLRLMPVFPFFLVNVAPALFGMRLLPYAAVTLIGIVPGALVYVSLGAGLGQVIAEGRVPDLADLMTVEIMAGLSGLAVLALLPALVSHVKARRAARRRP; translated from the coding sequence ATGACCATGTGCCGCAAACGCCCGCATCCCGAGACAGGTGGCCGCCGCCCGCTGCTGCGCTGCCTGCCGCTCGCGATCCTGGTGGCGGCACTGGCGCTGGCGCTGGCCGGCGGGCTGCATCATCAGCTGACGCTCGACGCCCTGGCCCGCCATCACGACCGGATCACCGGGCTGATCCAGACCCATCCGCTGACGGCGATCGCCGGCTTCTGCCTGGTCTATGCCGTGTCGGTCGCCATCTCGCTGCCGGGTGCCGCATTGCTGAGCCTGGCGGCGGGGGTGTTTTTCGGCGTGCCGCTGGGCCTCGCCATCGTGCTGGTGGCGGCGACCGCCGGGGCGGTGACGGTTTTTCTGGCGGCGCGCGGCGCGCTCAGGCCGCTGATGCTGCGCCATGCCGGCGCGAAGCTCTGCCGCATGGAAGCCGGGTTCCGGCGCAATGCCACCAGCTATCTGCTGTTTCTGCGGCTGATGCCGGTCTTCCCCTTCTTTCTGGTCAATGTCGCCCCGGCCCTGTTCGGCATGCGGCTTCTGCCCTATGCGGCGGTCACGCTGATCGGCATCGTGCCGGGGGCGCTGGTCTATGTGTCGCTGGGCGCGGGGCTGGGCCAGGTGATCGCCGAGGGCCGGGTGCCGGATCTGGCCGATCTGATGACCGTCGAGATCATGGCCGGGCTGTCGGGGCTTGCGGTGCTTGCCCTGCTGCCGGCTTTGGTGTCGCATGTGAAGGCTCGCCGCGCCGCACGGAGACGCCCATGA
- a CDS encoding O-methyltransferase, whose amino-acid sequence MTRTDTDRWQAVDLWFADHLLPADPAGEAALAANAAAGLPPHDVSPLQARFLGIVAKMIGARRVLEIGTLGGYSTLHLARALGPAGRVVTLEFNPHHADVARANLAAAGVMDRIDLRVGPAHDHLPDLAAAVEDGSEPPFDLIFIDADKPSNPVYLDWSMMLVRPGSLILADNVVRDGRVTDPDGDASVQGVRSFTGMVAADPRLEATVLQTVGVKGHDGFMLIRVASV is encoded by the coding sequence ATGACCCGGACCGATACCGATCGCTGGCAGGCGGTCGACCTCTGGTTTGCCGATCACCTGCTGCCGGCGGACCCGGCGGGAGAGGCGGCCCTTGCCGCCAATGCCGCAGCCGGCCTGCCGCCCCACGACGTCTCGCCGCTTCAGGCCCGGTTTCTGGGGATTGTCGCGAAGATGATCGGCGCCCGGCGGGTGCTGGAGATCGGCACGCTCGGCGGCTACAGCACCCTGCATCTCGCCCGGGCGCTGGGGCCGGCGGGGCGCGTGGTGACGCTGGAATTCAATCCGCATCATGCCGATGTCGCGCGCGCCAACCTTGCCGCGGCCGGGGTGATGGACCGGATCGATCTGCGCGTCGGCCCGGCCCATGATCATCTGCCCGATCTTGCCGCTGCGGTCGAAGACGGGTCCGAGCCGCCCTTCGACCTGATCTTCATCGATGCCGACAAGCCGTCGAACCCGGTCTATCTCGACTGGTCGATGATGCTGGTACGGCCGGGCTCGCTGATCCTGGCCGACAATGTGGTGCGCGACGGGCGGGTCACCGATCCCGATGGCGATGCCTCGGTGCAGGGCGTGCGCAGCTTCACCGGCATGGTCGCGGCCGATCCGCGGCTTGAGGCGACGGTGCTGCAGACCGTGGGCGTGAAGGGCCATGACGGCTTCATGCTGATCCGGGTGGCCTCCGTCTGA
- a CDS encoding CYTH and CHAD domain-containing protein: MHRVELGLKFALDPAGLKSLRQHRALRDLRLAKPVTRSQSAVYFDTEDRRLHARGAVAKVVTIGRRHVQSVKCAMEPPAGSALIRRDAFEDAVADDRPDLRLLTGTPLGALGAEADLAAALRPVFVTDLRRSLHRLGDAGWAVELVIDEGSIADAEDPEHRLPVAEIELRLLEGTPDRLYLVALTLLDRVRLQPLLPPKSERGFALVAGAAAADEVTAEKAAPVALDPDMTAAEGFRAIARACLGQLVANEPAVRAGLPEGVHQMRVSVRRLKSALSTFKEIFGEATGATVADPLAPGVDPALLTPGDVKAALGWLMAVLGPARDADVFVGETLTGAEKLLGAGPLAALRGAVEDDRRAAWDAVAAALDDPKFARLPLVLGAWIEAGHWLPDGGVAPEPFDGLAMSGGDADTPEAEEAPVVHLSPAPGLEPLGAFAARVLDKRLRKVLRRGRGLGKLAPEARHEVRIQVKKLRYACEFFGGLATDQKQATRFGKRLKALQDALGLLNDIAVARSRLEELSARPALAFGAGMIAGAHAAGQDEALRKGVSAWKRFVKDADPFWS; the protein is encoded by the coding sequence ATGCATCGCGTCGAACTCGGGCTGAAATTCGCCCTCGATCCCGCGGGGCTGAAAAGCCTCCGGCAGCACCGCGCCCTGCGTGACCTCAGGCTTGCCAAACCGGTGACCCGGTCGCAGAGCGCGGTCTATTTCGATACCGAAGACCGCCGGCTTCACGCCCGCGGCGCGGTGGCCAAGGTGGTCACCATCGGCCGGCGCCATGTCCAGTCGGTGAAATGCGCGATGGAGCCGCCGGCGGGCTCGGCCCTGATCCGGCGCGACGCCTTCGAGGATGCGGTGGCCGACGACCGGCCGGATCTCCGGCTGTTGACCGGCACCCCGCTCGGCGCGCTCGGCGCCGAGGCCGATCTCGCCGCCGCGCTGAGGCCGGTTTTCGTCACCGATCTCAGGCGCAGCCTGCACCGGCTGGGCGATGCCGGCTGGGCGGTCGAACTGGTGATCGACGAGGGCAGCATCGCCGATGCCGAAGATCCGGAACACCGGCTGCCGGTTGCCGAAATCGAACTCCGCCTGCTGGAGGGTACGCCCGACCGGCTCTATCTGGTGGCGCTCACCCTGCTCGACCGGGTGCGGCTGCAGCCGCTGCTGCCGCCCAAATCGGAGCGCGGCTTTGCCCTGGTCGCCGGGGCCGCGGCCGCGGACGAGGTGACGGCCGAGAAGGCCGCCCCCGTCGCGCTTGACCCCGACATGACCGCGGCCGAGGGCTTCCGGGCGATCGCCCGCGCCTGTCTGGGCCAGCTGGTCGCCAACGAGCCTGCGGTGCGGGCGGGGCTGCCCGAAGGCGTGCATCAGATGCGGGTCTCGGTCCGGCGGCTCAAATCGGCGCTGTCCACCTTCAAGGAGATTTTCGGCGAGGCGACCGGGGCGACCGTCGCCGACCCGCTGGCGCCGGGTGTCGATCCGGCGCTGCTGACGCCGGGCGACGTCAAGGCGGCGCTGGGCTGGCTGATGGCGGTGCTGGGGCCGGCGCGCGACGCCGATGTCTTTGTGGGCGAAACCCTGACCGGGGCGGAAAAGCTGCTGGGGGCCGGCCCGCTCGCCGCGCTGCGCGGTGCGGTGGAAGACGACCGGCGCGCGGCCTGGGATGCCGTCGCCGCGGCACTCGACGATCCGAAATTCGCCCGGCTGCCCCTGGTGCTGGGCGCCTGGATCGAGGCCGGCCACTGGCTGCCCGATGGCGGCGTGGCGCCGGAGCCCTTCGACGGGCTGGCGATGTCCGGCGGTGATGCCGACACCCCCGAGGCAGAGGAGGCGCCGGTCGTCCACCTGTCTCCGGCCCCCGGTCTTGAGCCGCTGGGGGCCTTTGCGGCCCGCGTGCTCGACAAGCGGCTGCGCAAGGTGCTGCGCCGGGGCCGCGGTCTCGGCAAGCTGGCGCCCGAGGCCCGGCACGAGGTGCGCATCCAGGTCAAGAAGCTGCGCTATGCCTGCGAATTCTTCGGCGGGCTCGCCACCGACCAGAAGCAGGCGACCCGCTTCGGCAAGCGGCTGAAGGCGTTGCAGGATGCGCTCGGCCTGCTGAACGACATTGCCGTCGCCCGCTCCCGGCTGGAAGAGCTGTCGGCCCGGCCGGCGCTCGCCTTCGGTGCCGGCATGATCGCGGGCGCCCATGCGGCCGGCCAGGACGAGGCCCTGCGCAAGGGGGTGAGCGCCTGGAAACGTTTCGTGAAGGATGCCGATCCCTTCTGGTCCTGA